GATTTCGGCACGATTTGAAATTCGCTTGATGATGTATCGCATTTGGGCGACCCTCATTTTATGTGGCTGCCTTGCTGTCACAAAGATGGCAGGATTATTGTCATTCCGGCTTTCAAGATATCGTTTAAGCCATATGTCGCAACGTGTACTGAAATAAACTTCCCTTTCCTTATCTCCTTTTCCTCTAACGATTGCGGATTGATTTGTCCAATTAATATTGTTCTTTTCTAACGCAACTATTTCTCCAATTCGACAACCTGTAGAAAACATGAATTCGAAAATCGCTTTTTCTATTGGGGTATGACAGGATTCACGAAGGTGTTCAATCTCTCGTTCGGTTAAATGCTTGGGTATCCGCTTACCGACTTTGGGCTCTTTAATCTTGGAAGTTGGATTCTTACTCAGGTAGCCTTCTTCATGTGACCAACGAAAAAAAGATTTTAGAAAGCGGATACGATGTGCAAGACTGGCTGGTTTTAAATGCTTACCCGATACGGCAAGATATTCCTTCAGTTGATTCGTATCCAGCAAGTCCATCTCTACATCCTTAAAATAACTTATCAGTAGCGTAGACTGTAACTGATAGGCTTTCAACGTTTGTGGTGAAAAACCCTCTATCCGTTTATCAGCTTCAAACGAAGACCATGCTTTTGACAATAACAATTCCATTCCCCCTAAGAGAGTAATATTAAAGGGATTATTGCCAACTTAATAGAAGTATAGTCATATTGAGTATTTTCACTAACGTGGCCAGATTAGTTTAACAACAATTTGAAACTTTAGTACGTAATATGCATCTAATCTTTCAAGGGGGTGCCTTGTGAAAACTAAATTTACAATAAGTTTTACATTATTGATTTGTTTATTTTTTGCTGGCTGTTCTGATGATTATCAAGAAAGTTTTACTTTTACAGATACAGTAGAAGAGATTCTTGTTGAAGAAGAAATGTTGATTATGAAGGAGTATGGCGGGGTTTCTCACGGTAGACGAGAAGGAAATGTATACGAAATACCCGTTGATAACGTAGAGAAATATAACATTGGACAAAAGCTTGAAATAACTGTCTTTTCTAATACTGATGCTGATATTTGGAGATTAGACAATATGAAATTCGATATAAAAACAATCGAAAATTAAATTTCTTATTCAACGGGTGCTTTAGTTCAATAAGGACAGTAAAATATTACGCCGAAAAACGCTTGATTTGAGCGTTTTTATTTGTTTTTTATCTAGCTATTTCAGGTTAGTTGCACTTTTCTCCCCATCAACCGAACCCGTTATCATTAGATGGTCTTTTTTTATTTATGTTTGAAAAACACAAATACGATAATTGTTTTTTGGACAGCGTTATTGGTAGTTACACTTGTCAACATGGTAAGATAAGTGGAGATAACGTTTATTTTGGAGATTGAATTAGCCGTTTTCAGTTGAAACAATTTTTAGTTGATTGGAGTGGAAGGTGGCGACTCCTTGGGGATTAGCGAACGCCGTTACGAAGAACGGCGTTTGCGAACACAAGCGTAGCCTTGTGAGCAATGTATTTTGCGACCTTAAGGGAGCAGAATGAGGGCTGCCTTGATTTCTGAAAAAAGCGCAGAAATACGGCAAATCGAACCCTTAGTTGTTCGATTGGCTCACCGCCCGCCCGGAAAGCGTCCGCCGGAAACGGAAATCAACGGCAGGTAGCTGGAGGATAAAATTTAATTCAACTTATTATTAGATGAACGAATAAGGGAGTGGAGTCTTGTGACGAAAAAGAAAGTAGTTCTTTTAGATGGAAATAGCTTGGCGTATCGTGCGTTTTTTGCTTTGCCTTTATTAACGAACGATACTGGCATTCATACCAATGCAGTGTACGGATTCACGATGATGCTGCAAAACATACTGGCGGAAGAAAAGCCGACTCATATGCTCGTCGCCTGGGATGCCGGAAAGACGACGTTCAGACACTCCACATTCACGGAGTATAAAGGCGGCCGTCAAAAGACGCCACCGGAGCTTTCAGAACAATTCCCTTACTTGCGAAAGCTGCTTGACGCTTTCCAAATTCCGCAATACGAACTCGATCAGTATGAAGCGGATGATATTATCGGGACATTGAGCAAGTCGGGTGACGAAGAGGGCGTGGAAGTCGTCATCATTTCAGGTGACAAGGACTTAACGCAGCTGGCGAGCGACCATACGACGGTGTGCATTACACGAAAAGGGATCACTGACCTTGAAAAATACACACCAGCACATGTTATGGAGAAATACGGCATTACACCACCGCAGATCATTGACATGAAAGGTCTCATGGGAGATGCTTCCGACAATATTCCTGGCGTTCCGGGTGTCGGTGAGAAGACTGCGCTTAAACTATTGAAGGAATACGGCTCAGTTGAAAAAGTATATGAATCCCTGGATTCTGTTTCAGGAAAGAAATTGAAGGAAAACTTGACGGAAAATGAAGAGCAAGCATTCATGAGCAAAAAGCTCGCGACAATTGAAGTGAATGCACCCATTACAATTTCGATGGACGACTTGACATACTCGGGACCTGATGAAGAAAACGTCAAAACGATATATGAGGAACTGAAATTCAAGACGTTGCTTGAAAAAATGGCTCCCCAAACGGAAAGTGAACCCGTAAAGGAAATTGACGTTCAAATCGTAACTAATCCTGAAATGATTGAACTTGCGGATGAAATGGCAATCCATATTGAAATGATGGATGAAAATTATTTGTCTTCGGAAGTTACAGGCGTCAGCATGACGGACGGCAAACAAACACTATTCATTCCTATCGCGGTTTTGCAACAATCCGACCGTTTAAAAGAATGGCTGCGTGATGAAGAGAAAAGGAAGCTTGCAACCGATTCAAAAGCTGCCTCTGCATCATTATTACGATACGGCATCGAAGTGAATGGCTTTGAATTTGATCTATTGCTAGCGACATATATTGCGAATCCATCTACCTCTTATACGGATGTCGCTTCCGTCGCAAGGGAATTCAACTATTCAGATGTCCAACCTGATGAAGCTGTTTATGGAAAAGGCGCGAAAAAAGCATTGCCGGAAGAAAAGGTGCTTGCAGATCATGCCGGCAGGAAAGCTCAAGCTGTCTGGGAGCTCAGACCTATACTTGAAGAGAAATTACATGAAAATGAACAGTTTGAATTGTATCGCGAACTCGAAATGCCACTAGCAAACATTCTTGGGAAGATGGAATCGGCAGGTGTTAAGACCGACTTGGGCATCCTCCAGCAAATCGGCCTTCAGCTATCCACGAGATTGACCGAACTCGAATCGATCATTTATGAGATGGCTGGACAACCGTTCAATATTAATTCTCCAAAGCAGTTAGGAGAGATCCTGTTTGAAAAGATCGGATTAACGCCAATCAAAAAAACGAAGACGGGCTATTCGACTGCAGCGGATGTTTTAGAAAAGCTTGAAAGCGAGCATGAAATTATTAGTTTCATTTTGACATACCGTCAGCTCGGTAAGCTGAATTCGACTTATATCGAAGGTTTGTCAAAGGAGATCCACGAGGACGGAAAAATTCATACTCGATTCCAACAGGCATTGACGCAAACGGGCCGATTGAGCTCCATCAATCCTAACTTGCAAAACATCCCGATTCGGCTCGAGGAAGGTAGAAAGATCCGTGCAGCATTCGTTCCATCAGAGCCAGGCTGGCTTATGTTCGCTGCCGATTATTCACAGATTGAATTGCGTGTCCTTGCCCATATGTCCCAAGACGAGAAAATGATTTCAGCTTTCCGGGAAGGGGAAGACATCCATACGAAAACTGCGATGGATGTATTCGGAGTGGATAAAGACGCCGTGTCCTCAGACATGAGAAGGACTGCCAAGGCGGTTAACTTTGGAATTGTCTATGGCATAAGCGATTACGGTCTGTCACAAAGCTTGAATATCACCCGGAAGGAAGCAGGAAAATTCATCGACACGTACCTCGAGACATTCCCTGGAGTAAAGCAATACATGGAAGATATCGTCTCCGAGGCGAAAATGAAGGGCTATGTCGTCACGATGATGAACAGACGAAGATACTTGCCTGATATTACAAGTTCGAATTTTAATTTGCGGAGCTTTGCAGAAAGAACGGCTATGAATACGCCGATACAAGGGACTGCCGCAGATATCATTAAAAAGGCGATGATCGATATGGACGCCAGATTGAAGGAGGAAAAAATGCAGACGCGCATGCTCCTTCAAGTGCATGATGAATTGATCTTTGAAGCGCCTGAGGAAGAAATCGAAAAACTGAAGATAATCGTACCGGACGTGATGGAATCTGCATTGGCACTCGATGTACCTTTAAAGGCCGAGTGGGCGTTTGGTCATTCTTGGTACGAAACGAAGTGAGGAATAGAAATGCCAGAACTGCCTGAAGTGGAAGGTGTCGTCCGCGAATTATCGTCCGTCTCCATCGGACGCACCATTTCTGAAGTGCAAGTTTCCGATGTAATAAGGAAATCTAAAGAATTGGGCAAGGAAGCGATTGTCAAAGGGAAAACCCTTGAAGACTTCATCGAAGAGCTTGCCTTCATGACGATTGTGGACATCACGAGAAGAAGTAAATATATTTATTTTCATTTGGAAAAGGACGGGCTACCTTATTTACTGGTCAGCCATCTTGGCATGTCGGGTGCGTGGTTCATTGTCGACACGTTGGAAGACGTTACGGAACAGAAATTCAGGAACCATATCCATGTCGTTCTCAAGATGGCGGATGGAGGACTGCTCGTCTATTCCGATATCCGTCGATTCGGGGAATTGCGGCTGTTGCAAAAGGAAGGGGATTATACGCCATTGCTTAAAATGGCCCCAGAACCGTTTGACACAATTGCCGCCGACCATTTCCTCGCTATGGCTTCAACACCGAAATATGCGCGGAAGCCAATCAAAGAAGTGATCATGGATGGCCATGTCATTTCGGGTTGCGGAAACATCTACGCGACGGAAGCGCTATTTCGAATGAAGATCCATCCGGGAAGGGCGACGGAACGGATAAGCGAAAAAAGGAAACGGGAATTATTCCGGGAAATCGTTGATGTCTTGCAAGAGAGCATCGATGCGGGAGGAAGCTCCATCTCGGATTATCGGAATATTAATGGGGAAGCAGGAACGATGCAGACCCGTTTGAAGATGTATGGTAAGAAAGTGTGTGGAACATGCGGCAAAGAGACTAAAAGCATGAAAATCGCTGGTAGGACCTCTGTATATTGCCCTCAATGCCAAAGGTGAGGAAGGGATGATTCCAATGATCATCGGTTTGACAGGAAGCATTGCGACCGGCAAAAGCACTGTGTCGCGGATGCTAAAACAAAAAGGATATCCGATCGTTGA
The sequence above is drawn from the Sporosarcina luteola genome and encodes:
- a CDS encoding tyrosine-type recombinase/integrase, which translates into the protein MLLSKAWSSFEADKRIEGFSPQTLKAYQLQSTLLISYFKDVEMDLLDTNQLKEYLAVSGKHLKPASLAHRIRFLKSFFRWSHEEGYLSKNPTSKIKEPKVGKRIPKHLTEREIEHLRESCHTPIEKAIFEFMFSTGCRIGEIVALEKNNINWTNQSAIVRGKGDKEREVYFSTRCDIWLKRYLESRNDNNPAIFVTARQPHKMRVAQMRYIIKRISNRAEINKEIHPHPHQLRHSYATHLLNNGAPIEVIQSLLGHEKSETTRIYAQLSGRLRKEYYQKYF
- the mutM gene encoding bifunctional DNA-formamidopyrimidine glycosylase/DNA-(apurinic or apyrimidinic site) lyase, which codes for MPELPEVEGVVRELSSVSIGRTISEVQVSDVIRKSKELGKEAIVKGKTLEDFIEELAFMTIVDITRRSKYIYFHLEKDGLPYLLVSHLGMSGAWFIVDTLEDVTEQKFRNHIHVVLKMADGGLLVYSDIRRFGELRLLQKEGDYTPLLKMAPEPFDTIAADHFLAMASTPKYARKPIKEVIMDGHVISGCGNIYATEALFRMKIHPGRATERISEKRKRELFREIVDVLQESIDAGGSSISDYRNINGEAGTMQTRLKMYGKKVCGTCGKETKSMKIAGRTSVYCPQCQR
- the polA gene encoding DNA polymerase I, translated to MTKKKVVLLDGNSLAYRAFFALPLLTNDTGIHTNAVYGFTMMLQNILAEEKPTHMLVAWDAGKTTFRHSTFTEYKGGRQKTPPELSEQFPYLRKLLDAFQIPQYELDQYEADDIIGTLSKSGDEEGVEVVIISGDKDLTQLASDHTTVCITRKGITDLEKYTPAHVMEKYGITPPQIIDMKGLMGDASDNIPGVPGVGEKTALKLLKEYGSVEKVYESLDSVSGKKLKENLTENEEQAFMSKKLATIEVNAPITISMDDLTYSGPDEENVKTIYEELKFKTLLEKMAPQTESEPVKEIDVQIVTNPEMIELADEMAIHIEMMDENYLSSEVTGVSMTDGKQTLFIPIAVLQQSDRLKEWLRDEEKRKLATDSKAASASLLRYGIEVNGFEFDLLLATYIANPSTSYTDVASVAREFNYSDVQPDEAVYGKGAKKALPEEKVLADHAGRKAQAVWELRPILEEKLHENEQFELYRELEMPLANILGKMESAGVKTDLGILQQIGLQLSTRLTELESIIYEMAGQPFNINSPKQLGEILFEKIGLTPIKKTKTGYSTAADVLEKLESEHEIISFILTYRQLGKLNSTYIEGLSKEIHEDGKIHTRFQQALTQTGRLSSINPNLQNIPIRLEEGRKIRAAFVPSEPGWLMFAADYSQIELRVLAHMSQDEKMISAFREGEDIHTKTAMDVFGVDKDAVSSDMRRTAKAVNFGIVYGISDYGLSQSLNITRKEAGKFIDTYLETFPGVKQYMEDIVSEAKMKGYVVTMMNRRRYLPDITSSNFNLRSFAERTAMNTPIQGTAADIIKKAMIDMDARLKEEKMQTRMLLQVHDELIFEAPEEEIEKLKIIVPDVMESALALDVPLKAEWAFGHSWYETK